Proteins found in one Nitrosopumilus maritimus SCM1 genomic segment:
- a CDS encoding C2H2-type zinc finger protein produces MGFFKKIKCDICDNKFSKQEELMNHKQIVHGKDLQYDCKECNKFFSNMEDMRTHLQREHSYKKDR; encoded by the coding sequence TTGGGATTTTTTAAAAAAATCAAATGCGATATTTGTGATAATAAATTTTCAAAACAAGAAGAATTGATGAATCACAAACAGATTGTTCATGGAAAGGATTTGCAATATGATTGCAAAGAGTGTAACAAATTTTTTTCAAATATGGAAGACATGAGAACTCATCTACAAAGAGAACACAGTTACAAAAAAGACAGATAA